The genomic stretch atctttcaGTGTCTCAGTTCCCAAAGTCAGATCTGTCATCCTTGTTGTTCAAAACTTGCAAGCTTCTTCTCAAGGAGGCCGGTGTGAACTCTGTGCATCATTAGAAACTGTCCATTTAAATGGAAGACAGGGATGTCGTACTTGTATCTCTCACACCACACTTTGTTCTCTGGTAGTGTGATGTCTACTTCTTGCAACACAAacttaaagagaaaaataaag from Amia ocellicauda isolate fAmiCal2 chromosome 8, fAmiCal2.hap1, whole genome shotgun sequence encodes the following:
- the c8h5orf63 gene encoding glutaredoxin-like protein C5orf63 homolog isoform X3, with translation MHWLKPRKLQQIKTYTALFLKRTYTSPKPLPILTLFTKDPCPLCDEAKEVLEPFKDRFVLQEVDITLPENKVWCERYKYDIPVFHLNGQFLMMHRVHTGLLEKKLASFEQQG